One segment of Mesoplodon densirostris isolate mMesDen1 chromosome 6, mMesDen1 primary haplotype, whole genome shotgun sequence DNA contains the following:
- the LOC132492410 gene encoding cytochrome c oxidase subunit 7C, mitochondrial-like, translated as MLGQSIRRFTTSVVRRSHYEEGSGKHLPFSVENKWRLLAMMTLYFGSGFAAPFYIVRHQLLKK; from the coding sequence ATGTTGGGACAAAGCATCCGGAGGTTCACAACCTCTGTGGTCCGTAGGAGCCACTATGAGGAGGGTTCGGGGAAGCATTTACCATTTTCAGTGGAAAACAAGTGGCGGTTACTAGCTATGATGACTTTGTACTTTGGGTCTGGATTTGCTGCACCTTTCTATATAGTAAGACACCAACTGCTTAAAAAATAA